The Mixophyes fleayi isolate aMixFle1 chromosome 1, aMixFle1.hap1, whole genome shotgun sequence genome includes a region encoding these proteins:
- the CBARP gene encoding voltage-dependent calcium channel beta subunit-associated regulatory protein isoform X1: MSNESPTWENITDSSTTAPGAPIQDGYVLILVLLSIFIGGTLLLLTGVLILCKHCCDSRLRLSRPSDDAEKTNTSYVDETQPTHDITIRIEDAESVSTSGLREVESERFLCTASSGRRVSFNEGALCGQEKRERERGRRYTLTEGDFHYLKNARLTLPPLPSLPPTALHILTIHESEGGESSSSGAASETYATSPSKSNISIYQPPRSNLAPLTRLSLSLTSALPGDVYNSVADTSFMETPKHSPPSSRQSPANTRFDNTSHLPQGGASSDGGPTRSHGAVLHFFSRLRRHASLEGASPYLKIKKWKLGTVQRASSLDTRGSPKRHQFQRQRAASESAERDDIIQYIVHTQDTAFASNQGSFIQHHGTPPHSLGRLDHGEDGVADVGSTDQGQLPPQCDIWSLRASLELCASDQSSSNNDRDSVRSDAESVSSFSGLPSLPSQDLPEGRSVRGPEQETGPRKLLQMDSGYASIEAPCRPSEESCSPKTASEKRLFFTHAGRKGTVFESLEGRLFEQGASGGEEEQWFPQHTQALSPWEAMSRRDYSIDEKTDALFNEFLRHDPQYDESPLRMKHRSRAHLRKQWQRTKQYSDPGIRFPPALDRHRASPLRRGDSTSYLPDTRYHSTLPRIASTTDEEGADSCPLSPTSLTPEDKIQAIEEEPCEHGPALEESKPPTEDPEQDFGYGPQTTELLDKIGAGLEERLYPIVQWTACSPERLCTVAHISPDHSPV; this comes from the exons ATGAGCAATGAGTCACCTACATGGGAGAATATAACTGACAGTTCTACG ACTGCACCGGGTGCACCCATTCAGGATGGGTACGTCTTGATCCTGGTTCTGTTGTCCATCTTCATTGGAGGAACACTCCTCCTTCTCACTGGGGTCCTGATCCTTTGCAAACACTGCTGTGACTCACGCCTGAGACTCTCTAG acccagtgatgatgcagagaAAACCAACACTTCCTATGTGGATGAAACACAACCCACCCATG ACATTACTATCCGCATAGAAGATGCAGAATCTGTGTCAACTTCAGGCCTCCGAGAAGTGGAGTCGGAGAGATTTCTGTGCACTGCATCCAGTGGTCGACGAGTCTCATTCAATGAAGGAGCCTTATGTGGACAAGAaaagagagagcgcgagagaggaAGAAG GTACACTTTGACAGAGGGGGATTTTCACTATCTGAAGAATGCACGGCTGACACTCCCTCCTCTTCCATCTTTAccaccaactgctctacacattTTAACCATACATGAAAGTGAAGGCGGGGAAAGTAGCAGCAGTGGAGCAGCATCAGAGACATATGCCACCTCTCCCAGCAAATCCAATATCTCTATATATCAG CCCCCTCGAAGCAATCTGGCACCACTGACTCGACTATCTCTCAGTTTAACCTCTGCTCTTCCTGGAGATGTGTACAACTCTGTTGCGGATACAAGTtttatggagaccccaaaacatagTCCACCCTCCTCCAGGCAGAGTCCTGCCAACACCAGG TTTGACAACACCAGTCATCTTCCTCAGGGTGGCGCCAGTTCTGATGGGGGTCCCACCCGAAGTCATGGTGCCGTGCTTCACTTCTTCAGCCGTCTACGGCGTCATGCAAGCTTAGAAGGAGCAAGCCCCTACCTAAAAATCAAGAAATGGAAACTGGGCACTGTGCAGAGAGCAAGCAGCTTAGACACCAGAG GTTCTCCAAAGCGTCATCAGTTCCAGCGACAGAGAGCAGCAAGTGAAAGTGCTGAACGTGATGATATCATACAGTACATAGTCCATACACAAGATACTGCTTTTGCTTCTAATCAAGGATCTTTCATTCAACACCATGGAACACCACCACACTCTCTTGGCAG attaGACCATGGGGAGGATGGGGTGGCCGATGTGGGAAGCACAGATCAGGGTCAGCTCCCGCCCCAATGTGACATTTGGAGCCTACGTGCATCTCTGGAGCTTTGTGCCTCTGATCAAAGCAGTAGCAACAATGATCGTGACTCTGTTCGTAGTGATGCAGAAAGTGTGAGCTCCTTCAGTGGGCTCCCTAGCCTTCCATCTCAAGATCTGCCCGAGGGGAGGTCAGTGAGGGGACCAGAACAAGAGACTGGGCCTCGAAAGCTTCTACAGATGGACAGTGGCTATGCCTCTATTGAAGCTCCATGCCGTCCATCGGAGGAGTCATGCAGTCCCAAGACTGCATCAGAGAAACGTCTCTTTTTCACTCATGCTGGACGTAAAGGGACAGTATTTGAAAGTCTGGAGGGGCGTTTATTTGAACAAGGAGCATCTGGTGGAGAAGAAGAACAATGGTTTCCACAACACACTCAAGCCCTCAGTCCCTGGGAGGCAATGTCCCGACGAGATTACAGTATTGATGAAAAAACTGATGCACTGTTTAATGAGTTCCTCCGGCATGACCCACAGTATGATGAATCTCCCCTACGCATGAAGCATCGCTCCCGTGCACATCTGCGCAAGCAATGGCAGAGAACAAAGCAGTACAGCGATCCAGGTATTCGTTTTCCACCTGCATTGGACAGACATCGTGCATCCCCTTTACGTAGAGGCGACAGCACTAGCTACCTTCCAGACACACGTTACCACAGTACACTGCCCCGAATAGCAAGCACTACAGATGAGGAAGGAGCAGATAGCTGCCCCCTTAGCCCAACCTCACTCACACCTGAAGACAAAATCCAGGCCATTGAGGAGGAACCATGTGAGCATGGGCCAGCTCTTGAAGAATCCAAACCTCCTACAGAGGACCCTGAACAAGACTTTGGTTATGGCCCTCAAACAACTGAGCTGCTGGACAAAATAGGTGCAGGCCTGGAAGAACGTTTGTACCCAATTGTGCAGTGGACAGCATGCAGCCCAGAGAGGCTCTGCACAGTGGCACATATCTCACCTGATCATAGTCCCGTGTAG
- the CBARP gene encoding voltage-dependent calcium channel beta subunit-associated regulatory protein isoform X2, giving the protein MSNESPTWENITDSSTTAPGAPIQDGYVLILVLLSIFIGGTLLLLTGVLILCKHCCDSRLRLSRPSDDAEKTNTSYVDETQPTHDITIRIEDAESVSTSGLREVESERFLCTASSGRRVSFNEGALCGQEKRERERGRRYTLTEGDFHYLKNARLTLPPLPSLPPTALHILTIHESEGGESSSSGAASETYATSPSKSNISIYQPPRSNLAPLTRLSLSLTSALPGDVYNSVADTSFMETPKHSPPSSRQSPANTRGGASSDGGPTRSHGAVLHFFSRLRRHASLEGASPYLKIKKWKLGTVQRASSLDTRGSPKRHQFQRQRAASESAERDDIIQYIVHTQDTAFASNQGSFIQHHGTPPHSLGRLDHGEDGVADVGSTDQGQLPPQCDIWSLRASLELCASDQSSSNNDRDSVRSDAESVSSFSGLPSLPSQDLPEGRSVRGPEQETGPRKLLQMDSGYASIEAPCRPSEESCSPKTASEKRLFFTHAGRKGTVFESLEGRLFEQGASGGEEEQWFPQHTQALSPWEAMSRRDYSIDEKTDALFNEFLRHDPQYDESPLRMKHRSRAHLRKQWQRTKQYSDPGIRFPPALDRHRASPLRRGDSTSYLPDTRYHSTLPRIASTTDEEGADSCPLSPTSLTPEDKIQAIEEEPCEHGPALEESKPPTEDPEQDFGYGPQTTELLDKIGAGLEERLYPIVQWTACSPERLCTVAHISPDHSPV; this is encoded by the exons ATGAGCAATGAGTCACCTACATGGGAGAATATAACTGACAGTTCTACG ACTGCACCGGGTGCACCCATTCAGGATGGGTACGTCTTGATCCTGGTTCTGTTGTCCATCTTCATTGGAGGAACACTCCTCCTTCTCACTGGGGTCCTGATCCTTTGCAAACACTGCTGTGACTCACGCCTGAGACTCTCTAG acccagtgatgatgcagagaAAACCAACACTTCCTATGTGGATGAAACACAACCCACCCATG ACATTACTATCCGCATAGAAGATGCAGAATCTGTGTCAACTTCAGGCCTCCGAGAAGTGGAGTCGGAGAGATTTCTGTGCACTGCATCCAGTGGTCGACGAGTCTCATTCAATGAAGGAGCCTTATGTGGACAAGAaaagagagagcgcgagagaggaAGAAG GTACACTTTGACAGAGGGGGATTTTCACTATCTGAAGAATGCACGGCTGACACTCCCTCCTCTTCCATCTTTAccaccaactgctctacacattTTAACCATACATGAAAGTGAAGGCGGGGAAAGTAGCAGCAGTGGAGCAGCATCAGAGACATATGCCACCTCTCCCAGCAAATCCAATATCTCTATATATCAG CCCCCTCGAAGCAATCTGGCACCACTGACTCGACTATCTCTCAGTTTAACCTCTGCTCTTCCTGGAGATGTGTACAACTCTGTTGCGGATACAAGTtttatggagaccccaaaacatagTCCACCCTCCTCCAGGCAGAGTCCTGCCAACACCAGG GGTGGCGCCAGTTCTGATGGGGGTCCCACCCGAAGTCATGGTGCCGTGCTTCACTTCTTCAGCCGTCTACGGCGTCATGCAAGCTTAGAAGGAGCAAGCCCCTACCTAAAAATCAAGAAATGGAAACTGGGCACTGTGCAGAGAGCAAGCAGCTTAGACACCAGAG GTTCTCCAAAGCGTCATCAGTTCCAGCGACAGAGAGCAGCAAGTGAAAGTGCTGAACGTGATGATATCATACAGTACATAGTCCATACACAAGATACTGCTTTTGCTTCTAATCAAGGATCTTTCATTCAACACCATGGAACACCACCACACTCTCTTGGCAG attaGACCATGGGGAGGATGGGGTGGCCGATGTGGGAAGCACAGATCAGGGTCAGCTCCCGCCCCAATGTGACATTTGGAGCCTACGTGCATCTCTGGAGCTTTGTGCCTCTGATCAAAGCAGTAGCAACAATGATCGTGACTCTGTTCGTAGTGATGCAGAAAGTGTGAGCTCCTTCAGTGGGCTCCCTAGCCTTCCATCTCAAGATCTGCCCGAGGGGAGGTCAGTGAGGGGACCAGAACAAGAGACTGGGCCTCGAAAGCTTCTACAGATGGACAGTGGCTATGCCTCTATTGAAGCTCCATGCCGTCCATCGGAGGAGTCATGCAGTCCCAAGACTGCATCAGAGAAACGTCTCTTTTTCACTCATGCTGGACGTAAAGGGACAGTATTTGAAAGTCTGGAGGGGCGTTTATTTGAACAAGGAGCATCTGGTGGAGAAGAAGAACAATGGTTTCCACAACACACTCAAGCCCTCAGTCCCTGGGAGGCAATGTCCCGACGAGATTACAGTATTGATGAAAAAACTGATGCACTGTTTAATGAGTTCCTCCGGCATGACCCACAGTATGATGAATCTCCCCTACGCATGAAGCATCGCTCCCGTGCACATCTGCGCAAGCAATGGCAGAGAACAAAGCAGTACAGCGATCCAGGTATTCGTTTTCCACCTGCATTGGACAGACATCGTGCATCCCCTTTACGTAGAGGCGACAGCACTAGCTACCTTCCAGACACACGTTACCACAGTACACTGCCCCGAATAGCAAGCACTACAGATGAGGAAGGAGCAGATAGCTGCCCCCTTAGCCCAACCTCACTCACACCTGAAGACAAAATCCAGGCCATTGAGGAGGAACCATGTGAGCATGGGCCAGCTCTTGAAGAATCCAAACCTCCTACAGAGGACCCTGAACAAGACTTTGGTTATGGCCCTCAAACAACTGAGCTGCTGGACAAAATAGGTGCAGGCCTGGAAGAACGTTTGTACCCAATTGTGCAGTGGACAGCATGCAGCCCAGAGAGGCTCTGCACAGTGGCACATATCTCACCTGATCATAGTCCCGTGTAG